A part of Candidatus Electrothrix aestuarii genomic DNA contains:
- a CDS encoding CoB--CoM heterodisulfide reductase iron-sulfur subunit B family protein — MSDYIFYPGCAMESNAKAYYDSLMEIAQPLGINLQEIDDWNCCGATEYVGINLIPAYSLIARNLALAAKMGRKTIISPCSACYLNLAKADYYMAERPSLGEKVNEALAAGDLQYTPGSLDIRHLLDVLINDIGLDKLKEKVVRPLKGLKVAPYMGCMVPRPDYNNRWSDAEHPTELFDVLKAIGAEVVDFPGAATCCGGHMTQIGPETAYELIRRLISSAEKSKADIMVTVCPMCQLNVDAYQGETNSHFGTNYNMPIVFFSQLVGLALGFPPEKLGFGSEVTSTEKALAQIGVDIPESAIAEGKNASRKDFPCRFACEKQPRRKARPQRRQKHE; from the coding sequence ATGAGTGATTACATCTTCTATCCGGGCTGCGCAATGGAAAGCAATGCCAAGGCCTACTATGACTCCTTGATGGAGATCGCCCAACCGCTGGGCATCAACCTCCAGGAAATCGACGACTGGAACTGCTGCGGTGCCACGGAATATGTGGGCATCAACCTCATTCCTGCCTATTCTCTGATTGCCCGTAATCTGGCCCTGGCAGCAAAAATGGGGCGCAAGACCATCATCTCCCCTTGTTCAGCCTGTTATCTGAATCTTGCCAAGGCCGATTATTACATGGCAGAACGCCCCTCCCTAGGCGAAAAAGTCAACGAGGCCTTAGCAGCAGGTGACCTCCAATACACACCAGGCTCCCTGGACATTCGCCACCTGCTTGATGTGTTGATTAACGACATCGGGCTCGACAAACTGAAAGAAAAAGTCGTCCGACCACTCAAAGGCCTCAAGGTTGCCCCATACATGGGCTGTATGGTCCCTCGTCCTGATTATAATAATCGCTGGTCAGATGCGGAACACCCGACGGAGCTGTTTGATGTCCTTAAAGCTATTGGCGCAGAGGTCGTGGACTTTCCAGGAGCAGCTACCTGCTGCGGTGGTCATATGACCCAAATCGGCCCAGAAACCGCTTACGAGCTGATTCGCCGCCTGATCTCCTCTGCGGAAAAAAGCAAGGCAGATATCATGGTCACGGTCTGCCCCATGTGTCAGCTCAATGTGGATGCCTATCAAGGCGAGACCAATAGCCATTTCGGCACCAATTATAATATGCCCATCGTTTTTTTCTCCCAGCTGGTTGGGCTGGCCCTGGGGTTTCCGCCAGAGAAACTGGGCTTTGGCAGTGAAGTCACCAGCACAGAAAAAGCCTTGGCTCAAATTGGCGTAGACATTCCCGAATCAGCCATTGCAGAAGGGAAAAACGCCAGCAGGAAGGACTTCCCATGCCGCTTTGCATGCGAAAAACAACCCCGTCGGAAAGCAAGGCCGCAGAGGAGGCAAAAGCATGAGTAA
- a CDS encoding oxidoreductase, producing the protein MSKPKFAMYWSGSCGGCEIAVINIHEKILDVDANFDIAFWPVAMDAKVKDVEALEDEEILLCLWNGSIRNEENEHMAHLLRKKSKLLVSFGSCATEGCVPGLGNLFPVAELIDTAYTTLTTDNPDNIRPQTVTQVPEGEITIPAMKDRVHTLAQVVDVDYFMPGCPPESHQIAAVIDLVIEVLQGKAELPPKGAVIGAGHSTVCEECPRQRNVKAIKAFRRIQDVAPLDPELCILEQGVPCNGPATRSGCKARCPSVGAQCIGCYGPAEGVVDYGARLVTAFASVIDSRDPEEIEQILDGIPDPAGQFYRFNLADSLFQAGASAFKKNEV; encoded by the coding sequence ATGAGCAAACCAAAATTCGCCATGTACTGGTCTGGCTCCTGCGGTGGCTGCGAAATTGCGGTCATCAATATCCATGAGAAGATTCTGGATGTGGATGCCAATTTCGATATTGCCTTCTGGCCTGTGGCGATGGATGCCAAGGTCAAGGATGTGGAGGCCCTGGAAGATGAGGAAATCCTGCTCTGCCTCTGGAACGGTTCCATCCGTAACGAGGAAAACGAGCATATGGCCCATCTGCTGCGCAAAAAATCCAAGCTGCTGGTCTCCTTTGGCTCCTGCGCCACTGAGGGCTGCGTGCCCGGCCTGGGCAACCTTTTCCCTGTTGCCGAGCTCATCGACACCGCATATACCACCCTGACCACGGATAACCCGGATAATATCCGTCCGCAGACCGTAACCCAGGTTCCAGAGGGTGAGATCACTATTCCGGCCATGAAGGACCGGGTACATACCCTGGCCCAGGTCGTGGATGTGGATTATTTCATGCCCGGCTGTCCGCCGGAAAGTCACCAGATCGCAGCAGTGATTGATCTGGTTATTGAAGTCCTCCAGGGTAAGGCCGAGCTGCCGCCCAAGGGTGCGGTAATCGGGGCTGGTCATTCCACGGTCTGTGAGGAATGCCCGCGCCAACGCAACGTCAAGGCCATCAAAGCCTTCCGCCGTATCCAGGATGTGGCCCCGCTTGACCCGGAACTCTGTATCCTGGAACAGGGGGTTCCCTGCAACGGCCCGGCCACCCGCAGCGGCTGCAAGGCCCGTTGTCCCAGCGTCGGTGCCCAGTGCATTGGCTGCTATGGCCCGGCAGAAGGTGTGGTGGACTACGGCGCACGTCTGGTCACTGCTTTTGCCTCGGTCATTGACTCCAGAGATCCTGAAGAGATAGAGCAGATCCTGGACGGCATCCCTGACCCGGCAGGGCAATTCTATCGTTTCAATCTGGCTGACTCGCTGTTCCAGGCGGGTGCGTCAGCATTCAAGAAAAATGAGGTGTAG
- a CDS encoding S8 family serine peptidase, with protein MKRIEKNRKYIITSIAFFILIASPPLAVFSQSTDKQLIEKASSKGSIRLIIKIKTGYRTEGMLASPQAVEKQRNTIARTQNALLNRFASHELSNVKSFTTVPYLAMTVDAAGLETLLNASDLVTSIEEDIPVPPLLNDSVPLINADDVHAQGFDGSGWAVAVLDTGVRSSHEFLDSGKVVSEACYSTTDATNGSTTVCPNGLESQTGTGSGVNCDTSIDGCRHGTHIAGIVAGTGGTTATKGVAPGADIIAIQVFSRFDSWDFCVYTASCIGSYPSDQLAALERVYELRTTYNIAAVNMSLGGGENTNYCDTDSRKDIIDNLREAGIATVIASGNDRYDDAVGTPACISSAIAVGATDDSDNVASYSNHATIIDLMAPGSGIISSTADSDSSYASISGTSMATPHVAGAFAVLRSKNSIWTVDYIENLLKTTGVDVTRSGITKPRIDIFAAANAESSSAPVIVPWLMLLL; from the coding sequence ATGAAAAGAATAGAAAAAAACAGAAAATATATCATAACAAGCATTGCATTTTTCATTCTTATTGCGTCCCCCCCCCTAGCTGTCTTTTCACAAAGCACTGATAAACAGCTCATTGAAAAAGCAAGCAGCAAAGGCAGTATCCGCTTAATTATAAAAATAAAAACAGGATACCGCACAGAAGGCATGCTTGCTTCACCCCAAGCTGTTGAAAAACAACGGAACACCATCGCCCGAACACAGAATGCCCTGCTTAACCGTTTTGCTAGCCACGAACTCTCCAATGTCAAAAGCTTTACAACGGTTCCTTACCTGGCTATGACAGTTGATGCTGCGGGTCTGGAGACATTGCTCAATGCTTCCGACCTCGTTACCTCCATAGAGGAAGATATCCCGGTTCCACCGCTTCTTAACGACAGTGTCCCCTTGATCAATGCGGATGATGTACATGCGCAGGGTTTTGACGGAAGTGGATGGGCTGTTGCTGTCTTAGACACAGGAGTTCGCAGCAGCCATGAATTTTTAGATTCCGGCAAGGTTGTTTCAGAAGCCTGCTACAGTACAACGGATGCCACTAATGGCTCCACAACCGTTTGCCCGAACGGTTTAGAGTCCCAGACAGGAACCGGATCAGGCGTTAATTGTGACACTTCCATTGACGGCTGTAGGCACGGCACCCATATTGCCGGGATTGTCGCGGGAACAGGTGGCACCACAGCAACTAAAGGAGTGGCTCCGGGTGCGGACATCATTGCAATCCAGGTGTTTTCCAGGTTTGACAGCTGGGATTTTTGTGTTTATACGGCTTCATGCATTGGCAGCTACCCCAGTGATCAGCTGGCTGCCTTGGAAAGAGTCTATGAACTACGCACAACATACAATATTGCTGCCGTGAACATGAGTCTCGGCGGAGGTGAGAATACTAATTATTGTGATACAGATTCGAGAAAAGATATCATCGACAATCTACGAGAAGCTGGTATTGCAACGGTTATTGCTTCAGGTAATGATAGGTATGATGACGCGGTTGGTACTCCGGCCTGCATTTCTTCAGCCATTGCTGTCGGGGCCACAGATGACTCAGACAATGTTGCCAGCTACTCCAACCACGCTACCATAATAGACCTGATGGCTCCTGGTTCAGGAATCATCTCATCCACGGCGGATTCCGATTCGTCGTACGCAAGCATTAGCGGCACCTCAATGGCTACCCCACATGTTGCCGGAGCCTTTGCCGTGCTACGGAGCAAAAACAGTATCTGGACTGTCGACTACATAGAGAATTTGCTCAAAACAACAGGCGTTGACGTAACACGGTCCGGTATCACCAAGCCGAGAATAGATATTTTTGCCGCAGCTAACGCAGAATCATCTTCTGCTCCAGTCATAGTACCGTGGCTTATGTTGCTATTATAA
- a CDS encoding YHS domain-containing protein encodes MRIMKTSNIAGLCLFLLLCFAGSVFAAPQTKCPVMGGDINKEIYADYEGKRIYFCCPACIPAFEKDPAKYLAKMKEMGMEPADIPAEGEGDDAAPAEHDANHEGHAEHAK; translated from the coding sequence ATGCGTATCATGAAAACATCCAATATTGCCGGTCTTTGCCTTTTTCTGCTCTTATGCTTTGCAGGAAGCGTTTTTGCTGCTCCTCAAACCAAATGTCCGGTTATGGGCGGTGATATTAACAAAGAAATCTATGCTGATTACGAGGGGAAACGCATTTATTTCTGCTGCCCTGCATGTATCCCTGCATTTGAGAAAGATCCTGCAAAATATCTCGCCAAGATGAAAGAAATGGGCATGGAGCCAGCCGATATTCCTGCTGAAGGTGAAGGCGATGATGCAGCACCGGCAGAGCATGATGCGAACCACGAAGGCCATGCTGAACACGCCAAATAA
- a CDS encoding 4Fe-4S dicluster domain-containing protein: MSKTPVEHVHARLDHDEDLSLLNEVSMKTAGVSRLEMCIQCGSCGGSCPSEMDMDHTPRTLFAMLRAGMREEALLSNTPWICVSCYHCVVRCPQNVHITDVMYTLKGMAIREKKYRDSTAPDFSETFVDMVEKYGRSYEFGLATRHYLKHSPLRMIRTAAMGLDMLKKGRLSMKPTTIEGMDQLTAILNKAKEMELAHE; encoded by the coding sequence ATGTCCAAAACACCCGTAGAACATGTACATGCACGCTTAGACCACGACGAAGACCTTTCTCTTCTCAACGAGGTCAGCATGAAAACCGCCGGTGTCTCCCGCCTGGAGATGTGTATCCAGTGCGGAAGCTGCGGTGGCTCCTGCCCCTCTGAGATGGATATGGACCACACCCCGCGCACCCTGTTTGCCATGCTGCGGGCCGGTATGCGGGAAGAGGCCCTACTGAGCAACACTCCCTGGATCTGTGTTTCCTGCTACCACTGTGTTGTCCGGTGCCCACAAAACGTACATATCACTGATGTCATGTATACCCTCAAAGGCATGGCTATCCGCGAAAAGAAATACCGCGACTCCACAGCGCCTGACTTTTCAGAGACCTTTGTGGACATGGTGGAGAAATATGGCCGCAGCTATGAGTTCGGCCTCGCGACCCGCCATTACCTCAAGCATTCGCCCCTGCGTATGATACGTACAGCTGCAATGGGACTGGATATGCTCAAAAAAGGACGTCTCAGCATGAAGCCAACAACAATCGAAGGGATGGATCAACTCACGGCCATCCTCAATAAAGCCAAGGAAATGGAGCTGGCCCATGAGTGA
- a CDS encoding efflux RND transporter periplasmic adaptor subunit, translating into MQALLRYLIIFICCGIPFFSGPSFAKQTDSQANPAEHQHKQALETIWTCSMHPQIQLPESGQCPLCFMDLIEVEKQSNEERLSLRQISLDRQERKLAEIEVQPVTRGNKESDATVQIFGRIDYDETRVSTITSWVDGRIDKLFVDYTGATVQRGQAVAEVYSPNLFTAQAELIQAAKEYERTRQSGNELVKKMSARTLEASREKLHLLGIGKKQIQSLETQSQPTRDIPLTAPLSGIVIEKHVNEGMYVKTGNPVYTLADLAQVWVILEVYETDLHAVSMGQKVGFTVEAYPGTQFQGKVVYIDPLVDEKNRTVRVRLNAENKKGKLKPGMFVRAELVAPTEKQGQAPLLIPASAPLLTGKRALVYVQVPDKPGTYIGREIVLGSRRGAFYEIRSGLEEGELVVVRGNFKIDSAIQLQARPSMMNPYSGRSGDKQDKAFPELFTSRLDLLNQDFVAFSREIHKQDGGQYRSTLQGFKRTLSAITEDGLKEEERLSWQEFAMLLKNDLILLQEAEDAQEAQRIYVEFAEHFHQIRERFAIQDVPAMHAASPELQAKVGELLKGYLILQQNLAADNEQVALESAAALPPLTSSLTTALPQTAAKEAGELANRLEEGMHGVSAAGNLAELRTAFSPYSQAVVETVESYGSNDHTSWFVHFCPMAFDNTGASWLAPSEEINNPYFGAMMLRCGEVRKQLTQE; encoded by the coding sequence ATGCAGGCTCTGTTGCGTTACCTGATCATTTTCATCTGCTGCGGGATTCCTTTCTTCTCAGGCCCCTCCTTTGCAAAACAAACAGATTCCCAGGCAAATCCTGCTGAACATCAACATAAACAGGCTTTAGAGACAATCTGGACCTGCTCTATGCATCCGCAGATTCAGTTGCCGGAGTCCGGCCAATGCCCTCTCTGCTTTATGGACCTGATTGAGGTGGAAAAGCAGAGCAACGAGGAACGCCTCAGCCTGCGCCAGATCTCCCTGGACCGCCAGGAAAGGAAACTGGCAGAGATCGAAGTGCAGCCAGTCACCCGAGGCAATAAGGAAAGCGATGCGACTGTCCAGATCTTCGGTCGGATTGATTATGATGAAACAAGAGTCAGCACTATAACCTCCTGGGTCGACGGCCGAATCGACAAGCTCTTTGTCGATTATACCGGAGCCACTGTACAACGTGGTCAGGCAGTGGCTGAGGTCTACAGTCCAAATTTGTTCACGGCCCAGGCAGAGCTTATTCAAGCTGCCAAAGAGTACGAACGTACCCGACAGTCCGGCAATGAACTGGTCAAAAAGATGTCCGCCCGGACCCTGGAAGCAAGCCGGGAAAAATTGCACCTCCTGGGCATCGGGAAAAAACAGATCCAGTCTCTGGAGACGCAGAGCCAACCCACCCGTGACATCCCCCTCACCGCCCCTTTATCCGGTATCGTCATAGAAAAACATGTCAACGAGGGCATGTATGTCAAGACTGGCAATCCGGTTTATACTCTGGCTGATCTGGCCCAGGTCTGGGTAATCCTGGAGGTGTATGAAACTGATCTTCATGCTGTCAGCATGGGACAAAAAGTCGGCTTCACCGTGGAGGCCTACCCTGGTACGCAATTTCAAGGCAAGGTGGTGTATATTGATCCGCTTGTTGATGAAAAGAATCGGACCGTGCGCGTCCGCCTCAATGCTGAGAACAAAAAAGGAAAACTGAAGCCCGGCATGTTTGTTCGGGCGGAGCTGGTCGCTCCAACAGAAAAACAAGGCCAGGCACCGCTGCTGATCCCGGCCTCAGCCCCCTTACTCACCGGCAAACGGGCCTTGGTCTATGTCCAGGTCCCAGACAAACCAGGCACCTACATCGGGCGTGAGATCGTGCTCGGTTCACGGCGCGGAGCATTTTACGAGATACGAAGCGGCTTGGAAGAAGGCGAGCTGGTGGTTGTTCGCGGCAATTTCAAGATCGATTCCGCCATTCAACTCCAGGCCCGTCCCTCCATGATGAATCCCTATAGCGGGAGGAGCGGAGACAAACAAGACAAGGCCTTTCCTGAGCTGTTCACCTCCCGGCTTGACCTCTTAAACCAGGATTTTGTCGCATTTTCCCGAGAGATCCACAAGCAGGATGGAGGGCAATACCGCTCAACCTTGCAGGGTTTCAAACGGACGCTCTCAGCCATTACTGAAGATGGGCTCAAAGAAGAGGAACGACTGAGCTGGCAGGAATTTGCCATGCTCCTGAAAAACGACCTTATCCTTCTCCAGGAAGCAGAAGACGCTCAAGAAGCGCAACGAATCTACGTGGAGTTTGCCGAGCATTTTCATCAGATTCGCGAACGCTTTGCCATCCAGGATGTCCCGGCAATGCATGCCGCCTCCCCGGAACTCCAGGCTAAGGTGGGAGAATTGCTCAAAGGCTACCTGATTCTCCAACAAAACCTTGCTGCAGACAATGAGCAGGTGGCACTGGAGTCGGCAGCTGCCCTGCCCCCCTTAACATCCTCCTTAACCACGGCCCTCCCCCAGACAGCAGCAAAAGAAGCAGGTGAGCTGGCAAATCGTCTGGAAGAAGGGATGCATGGAGTATCAGCAGCTGGGAATCTGGCAGAGCTTCGCACGGCCTTCTCTCCCTATAGCCAAGCTGTGGTTGAGACCGTGGAGAGCTATGGCAGCAACGACCACACCTCCTGGTTTGTCCATTTCTGCCCTATGGCCTTTGATAACACCGGGGCCTCCTGGCTGGCCCCGTCCGAGGAGATCAATAATCCCTATTTTGGTGCCATGATGCTCCGTTGCGGGGAAGTGCGCAAGCAGCTGACTCAGGAGTAA
- a CDS encoding hydrogenase iron-sulfur subunit: MMSEQFEPVIICFTCNWCSYRAADLAGTARMHYAPNVRLVRLMCSGRLDPTFIMKALSGGADGVLITGCHPGECHYIEQNYKAQSRWLLLRRVLKGLGIAPERVKLTWTSAAEGTKLTNEINSFVEEIRGQGPLAWHKNLQQEKQETSQHNPKQAPVEVTV, from the coding sequence ATAATGAGCGAACAATTTGAACCGGTGATCATCTGTTTCACCTGTAACTGGTGCTCGTACCGGGCTGCGGACCTGGCAGGTACAGCCCGAATGCATTACGCCCCCAATGTCCGCTTGGTCCGGCTGATGTGTTCCGGTCGCCTGGACCCCACCTTTATAATGAAGGCCCTGTCCGGTGGGGCAGACGGCGTCTTGATCACGGGTTGTCATCCCGGTGAATGTCATTATATCGAACAGAACTACAAGGCCCAGAGCCGCTGGCTCCTGCTGCGACGAGTGCTGAAAGGCTTGGGCATTGCCCCGGAGCGGGTCAAACTGACCTGGACCAGTGCAGCTGAGGGGACAAAGCTGACCAATGAAATCAACTCCTTTGTTGAGGAGATCCGTGGCCAAGGCCCGTTGGCTTGGCATAAAAACCTACAGCAAGAGAAGCAAGAGACATCACAACACAATCCGAAGCAGGCTCCTGTGGAGGTGACAGTATGA
- a CDS encoding CoB--CoM heterodisulfide reductase iron-sulfur subunit A family protein, translating into MSKQKKPAKIGVYICHCGTNISHTVDVEKVREWAAEKLDGEGVVIARDYKFMCSSPGQELIENDIKELGLDRVVVAACSPHLHEMTFRNASKRAGLNPYLTELASIREQVSWVHTDKEAATEKAKAVVTGAVERVIENEPLEELKVQIHPDTLVVGGGIAGIQAALEIANAGKKVWLVEREASIGGHMAQFDKTFPTLDCAACILTPRMFEAGNHPNIELMTWSEVTNVAGYVGNFSITIKKKPRYLKEELCTGCRICVEKCPKKIVDQGYEAGIGYRKAIYTSSAQAVPKFPVIDTENCNFFQKGVCKICEKSCPTNAIDYEQKEEFLTVEVGNIILATGYDLFDARKVSNYGYGRLPNVFTSIEFERMCNAAGPTSGDIVLRDGKTTPKTVGIIHCVGSRDRNYNNYCSNICCMQSLKFAHLVKERTGATVYDFYIDMRTPMKAYDEFYQRVLEEGALFVRGKVAQVTDAARNPAEEGKLMVQVEDTLIGKQRRVPVDMVILSIGMEPRHDAKETGKIFGIGCSANGWFTEKHTKLDPISTMTEGIFIAGTATGPKDIPASVAQGSAAAARVLNMIMRGEVTLEPIKASVYQGQCSGCRICNSLCPFNAITFLEDRKVSEINPALCQGCGTCVAACPAGAISGTGFSNDQILAQIDGLLMDVTLADA; encoded by the coding sequence ATGAGTAAGCAAAAGAAACCAGCAAAAATAGGAGTCTATATCTGTCATTGCGGTACCAATATCTCACATACGGTTGATGTGGAAAAAGTCCGCGAGTGGGCCGCTGAAAAACTCGATGGTGAAGGCGTCGTCATTGCCCGTGATTATAAATTTATGTGCTCCAGCCCCGGCCAGGAGCTGATTGAAAACGACATCAAAGAGCTGGGACTGGATCGGGTCGTGGTTGCAGCCTGCTCACCCCATCTCCACGAGATGACCTTTCGCAATGCCAGCAAACGGGCAGGACTCAACCCCTACCTCACCGAGCTGGCCTCCATCCGCGAGCAGGTCTCCTGGGTCCATACCGATAAGGAAGCAGCCACTGAAAAGGCCAAAGCTGTGGTAACCGGTGCTGTGGAACGGGTCATCGAAAACGAACCGCTTGAGGAACTCAAGGTCCAGATCCACCCGGATACCCTGGTGGTCGGTGGTGGTATTGCCGGTATTCAGGCAGCCCTGGAAATCGCCAATGCGGGCAAAAAAGTCTGGTTGGTGGAGCGGGAGGCCTCTATCGGTGGTCATATGGCCCAGTTTGATAAGACCTTCCCTACCCTGGACTGTGCCGCCTGTATCCTTACCCCGCGTATGTTTGAGGCCGGCAATCATCCCAATATTGAGCTGATGACCTGGAGCGAAGTAACCAACGTTGCTGGCTATGTGGGTAACTTCTCAATCACGATTAAAAAGAAGCCTCGTTACCTCAAGGAAGAGCTCTGTACTGGCTGTCGAATTTGCGTCGAGAAATGCCCGAAAAAAATCGTTGATCAGGGATATGAAGCAGGTATCGGCTATCGCAAGGCCATCTACACCAGCTCAGCCCAGGCCGTGCCTAAATTCCCGGTCATTGACACAGAAAACTGCAACTTCTTCCAAAAAGGCGTTTGTAAAATCTGTGAGAAATCCTGCCCCACCAACGCCATTGATTACGAGCAAAAAGAAGAATTCCTGACCGTAGAGGTGGGAAATATCATCCTGGCCACAGGGTATGATCTCTTTGATGCCCGTAAGGTGAGCAACTATGGTTATGGTCGCTTACCCAATGTCTTTACCAGCATAGAGTTTGAACGCATGTGTAATGCTGCTGGCCCGACTTCAGGTGATATTGTCCTGCGGGACGGCAAAACCACCCCCAAGACCGTGGGTATTATCCACTGTGTGGGTTCCCGTGATCGCAATTACAACAACTACTGCTCCAATATCTGCTGTATGCAGAGCCTGAAATTCGCCCATCTGGTCAAGGAGCGCACCGGGGCCACGGTCTATGATTTCTATATTGATATGCGGACCCCGATGAAGGCCTATGATGAGTTCTATCAGCGCGTTCTGGAGGAAGGAGCCCTCTTTGTTCGCGGCAAGGTGGCCCAGGTTACCGATGCTGCCCGTAATCCCGCAGAGGAAGGTAAGCTGATGGTCCAGGTGGAAGACACCCTGATCGGTAAGCAACGTCGCGTTCCTGTGGACATGGTCATCCTCTCCATCGGCATGGAGCCGCGTCATGATGCCAAGGAAACCGGCAAGATCTTCGGCATCGGTTGTTCAGCCAATGGCTGGTTTACCGAGAAGCACACCAAGCTGGATCCCATCTCCACCATGACCGAGGGTATCTTTATTGCGGGCACTGCGACCGGTCCCAAGGACATCCCCGCCTCAGTGGCCCAGGGCAGCGCAGCAGCAGCTCGGGTCCTGAATATGATCATGCGCGGTGAAGTTACCCTGGAACCCATCAAGGCCAGTGTCTATCAGGGGCAGTGCTCAGGTTGCCGCATCTGCAACAGCCTCTGCCCCTTTAACGCGATCACTTTCCTGGAAGACCGCAAGGTCAGCGAAATCAACCCGGCCCTGTGCCAGGGTTGCGGCACCTGCGTGGCAGCCTGTCCTGCCGGAGCAATCAGCGGCACCGGCTTTAGCAATGATCAGATACTCGCCCAGATCGACGGCCTGCTGATGGACGTTACTCTGGCGGACGCATAA
- a CDS encoding tetratricopeptide repeat protein, with protein sequence MTDNTFESKGSDQNVAQGDGAVGKQENVGQEVDGDGSIFSGTGNVTVNKHYGISEERFEELRDHLSITDLALRNFFKILEEQQIPRDDLDAKLREIAATHKDLLTRLATVQSEDPEVQRLKQEAKQAIEAGEYDKAEELLNQAEALDLKAIEKMEKTAKQRRISAATTNAEQAKLQEVQLRYAKAAEYWQKAAALLPEGENKDQAYYLGEAGYDLLRISRYSEALRMYEQGLAISQEIGDKKVEGTTLSSTGAIHQAQGDYDLALTYLEQSLAIRQEIGDRAGEGTTLNNISQIYRAWGDYTTALKYLEQSLAIRQEISDRAGEGTTLSNMGAIHHAQGGYDKALHLFKQSVAIFREAGSKAEEGTLLNNISQIYKARGDYDTALKYLEQSLAIRQEIGDRAGEGTTLNNISQIYHDRGDYDTALKYLKQSLEIMEEIGAKMEEAVISWNIGHIYKDQGDLTRAEQYMARTVEIEEAIGLPTLEESRNALAELRAALPQE encoded by the coding sequence ATGACGGATAACACATTCGAGAGCAAAGGCAGTGACCAGAACGTTGCCCAGGGCGATGGGGCGGTGGGGAAGCAGGAAAATGTCGGGCAGGAGGTGGACGGAGATGGCAGCATCTTCTCCGGTACCGGTAATGTGACGGTAAACAAACACTACGGCATCTCTGAGGAACGCTTTGAAGAACTGAGGGATCACCTCTCAATTACCGACCTGGCACTGCGCAACTTCTTTAAGATCTTAGAGGAGCAGCAGATCCCCCGTGATGACCTGGACGCCAAACTGCGCGAGATTGCCGCAACCCACAAGGACTTACTTACCCGACTGGCAACCGTGCAGTCGGAAGACCCGGAGGTGCAGCGGCTCAAGCAGGAGGCCAAGCAGGCCATTGAAGCGGGTGAGTACGACAAGGCTGAGGAACTGCTGAATCAGGCCGAGGCCCTTGACCTGAAGGCCATTGAGAAGATGGAGAAGACAGCCAAACAACGGCGTATCTCTGCGGCCACAACCAATGCCGAACAAGCTAAGTTGCAGGAAGTACAGTTGCGCTACGCCAAGGCAGCAGAGTACTGGCAAAAGGCGGCGGCCCTGCTGCCGGAGGGGGAGAACAAGGATCAGGCCTACTATTTGGGCGAGGCCGGTTATGACCTGCTCCGCATTTCCCGCTACAGCGAAGCCCTGCGCATGTATGAGCAGGGCCTTGCCATCAGCCAAGAGATCGGTGACAAGAAGGTGGAAGGTACCACCCTGAGTAGCACGGGTGCAATTCATCAGGCACAGGGCGACTATGACCTAGCCCTCACGTATCTGGAGCAGAGCCTTGCCATCCGCCAGGAGATCGGCGACAGGGCCGGGGAAGGCACCACACTGAACAACATCAGCCAGATTTACCGTGCATGGGGCGACTACACCACAGCTCTCAAGTATCTGGAGCAGAGCCTTGCCATCCGCCAGGAGATTAGCGACCGGGCTGGGGAAGGCACCACCCTGAGCAACATGGGTGCAATTCATCATGCACAGGGTGGGTACGATAAGGCCCTGCATCTGTTTAAGCAGAGCGTAGCTATATTCCGTGAGGCAGGCAGTAAGGCGGAAGAAGGAACTCTTCTGAACAACATCAGCCAGATTTACAAGGCACGGGGCGATTACGACACAGCCCTCAAGTATCTGGAACAGAGCCTTGCAATCCGCCAGGAGATCGGTGACCGGGCCGGGGAAGGCACCACCCTGAATAATATCAGCCAGATTTACCATGACCGGGGCGACTACGACACGGCCCTCAAGTATCTGAAGCAGAGCTTGGAGATAATGGAGGAGATCGGGGCGAAGATGGAGGAGGCGGTGATCAGCTGGAACATCGGCCACATCTACAAGGATCAGGGCGACCTTACCAGGGCAGAGCAGTACATGGCCCGTACCGTGGAGATTGAAGAGGCCATCGGTCTCCCTACACTTGAAGAATCACGCAATGCATTGGCAGAGCTGCGGGCAGCCCTGCCGCAAGAATAA